The Echinicola jeungdonensis genome segment TGCCAAGGGTAAAAAAGCCAATTTGGTGATCACCAAACCTATGCCCTCTTTGGCTTTTCTTCCCTATGCATTTGGGAATAATATGGTTGACCAGGTCATGATTGGTGGAAAGTTATTATATTAAATAAAAGATTTGGCTATGGATTTTTTTAAAACATACTCTGAAGATGATTTGCCACATATCATCAGGCACAGGCCTAATGAAATTAAACTTGGTGAAAAGATGTCGGTAGGTTGGGGGGATACTCCCTATGTTCTGATCGGAATTCCGGAATCCCTTGGTGTAAAGGCCAATGGAGGGATTGGAGGAACCGAAAGTCTTTGGTCCAGCTTTTTATTTTCATTTTTAAACATCCAGAGTACAGAAAAGCTGACTGGGGATGAGGTTTCCCTGCTGGGATATTTTGATTTTGAATCCCTTACCCCTGACCATGAGGCACCTGTCGAAAAATACCAAAAGGCAGTAAAAAAAATTGATAAGGCCGTCCAAAAAGTAATCAGAAAAGTCCTAGCTCATGGGAAATTTCCCATAGTTATCGGTGGAGGCCATAACAATTGTTACCCCCTGATCAAGGGAATGGCAGAGTTTAGGGCTAAAGTGCAAAATGAAAAAGATCCAGCCATTAATGTGGTGAATTTTGATGCTCATGCAGATTTTCGGAAAATGGATGGCAGGCATAGCGGCAATGGTTTCCGGTATGCCTATGAAGAGGGATGTCTCCATCGATATGTTATGTTGGGGTTGAGTGAAAATTATAATGGGCAGGAAATGCTTAATGATCTGATTCATCATCCTGATATGGCGCCCATTTTCTGGGAAGATATTGAGTTAAGGAAAAAATTAACTTTTCAAGAAGCCCTGGAAAGGATTCAGGCTTTCCTAGCTGATAGGCCAACGGGTATTGAATTGGATTTGGATGCCATAGAAAATGTGTTATGCAGTGCCATGAGCCCTACAGGGTTTTCAATTTCCCAGGCTCGTCAATATGTTCATCATATGGCTTCCCATTTGGATACGGCTTACCTCCATATTTGTGAGGGGGCAGTGGAGCTGGAAAATGGCCTTATGGACCAAAACACTGCTCATATAGTGGCTTTTCTGGTCAGTGATTTTATTAAGGCAAGGAAAGTAGTATGAATTCGATTATGGTATTCCGCGTCCTTTGCAAGGAGGAAATGTTAATTACCTTTTAAAGAAAAAAATACAACCCTTTAATAATTAAGTTTTACAGTGTTTTATTTTTAATTGGATTATTTTTAAAGTTTATTGTTTGTTTTAATGGTTGGTTTGTATAGGATTTTACAATTTTATTTTAGTAGAAGGTTTTTTTTAAATTGGATATTTGTAATTTAATTAATCGATTTAGCATAAATAAATTTGTTTTGCTACATTAGCAGAAATTACCTGTTTGAACTAGCAGTTAAGGTCAAAAAACAATCCGAAATTTTAAATGGATAGGTTGATAAGAGGAGCTTGTGTTCAAAAAAAAATTATTAAAAAGCTTAAACGATTTAGTTTTAAAAATTAGATTGAAAATATTATTAAATAGATAATAAAAATGAAATTTAAATTCCTTTTGTTGCTTAGCTTAATGCCTTTGATGGTGTCTGCCCAAAAAGCTTATTTTGTTGATGGGTACCATGGAGGGGTATACGGCCATTACCCAAAATGGCAAACCCAGTTTATGGTGGACAAGATCACCGAGCATCAGGACTGGAGGATCAATTTGGAAATAGAGCCTGAAACCTGGGATTCAGTGAAGGTTTATGATCCAGAAGCTTATAAAGCTTTTCAAGAGGCCATGACCCAAGCGGGTTTTGCGGAAAGAATTGATATTGTTAATCCATCGTATGCCCAATCTTACCTTTTTAACATATCCGGAGAATCAATCATCCGACAGTTTGAACAGGAAATATGAATGATGAGTAAGCATTTTTCCAAATTCACTTATAGCACATACTCATCTGAAGAGCCTTGCTTTACCTGTGACCTGCCTCAAATTTTAAAATCTTTTGTATTCAAATATGCAGTCCTTAAAAATCCCAATACCTGTTGGGGAGGTTATACCCGTGGGTTTGGAGGAGAGTTGGTGAGCTGGAGGGGACCTGATGGGGCCTTTATTAAAACTGGTCCGGGGTATGAAAACGTTTTTGTTCTGGGTGTCAATGAATATTTCTGGGGTTATAAGGCCAGGTATTACACACCAATTTTACACCCTCACCTGACCAATGATAAACGGGAAATTGTTATGACCTACTCATTGAATTATACAGGATGTCAGGAAGATGCTTCCAATGCCTGTGACCCGGAAACAGGCTGGATGGATCCTTATTATTACCGTATCAAGGCAGTTAGGATTCCGGTTTCGATAATGGGGATTTAATTCCCCCATCCTCCCTCTGGCCACTTAAGAATTAAATAATACCACATAAATAACACCAATGAATATTTACAAGGAAGAAAGGGTAGTGATGACCCTCGATGCAGGTGGGACAAATTTTGTTTTTTCTGCATTTCAAGGAGGTAAGGAATTGATTAAACCTTTTGTGATGCCTTCCCATGCGAATGATTTGCAGAAATGTTTGGATACCATTGTTGAGGTTTTTAAAGCTATCAGGGGTCAAATAAAAGGGGAGGTTGCTTCCATTAGTATTGCTTTTCCTGGCCCGGCAGATTATAAAAAAGGAATCATAGGGGACTTGCCCAATTTTCCAGCCTTTAAAGCAGGAGTTCCATTAAAAGATATGTTGGAGGGTCTGTTTGGCTTACCCACATTCATTAATAACGATGGGGACTTGTTTGCCTTTGGAGAATCAGTGGCTGGGATGCTTCCTGAGGTCAATCAAAAATTACAATCGCTAGGAATCAATAGGGAGTATAAGAATTTGTTTGGTGTTACCCTGGGGACAGGCTTTGGAGGAGGGATGGTTATTAATAATCAATTGAACACTGGAGATAATTCCGCATCCAGTGAAATTTGGCTTACGCGGAACCCTATTCATCATCATTTAATAGCAGAAGAAGGAGTCAGCATTAGGGCCATTCAAAATGTATATCAAGAGGAGGCAGGAATCAAATGCGATTTTTCACCAAAGGATATTTATGAAATTGCATTGGGGGAAAAAGAGGGGGACCAAGCTGCTGCTCAAAAAGCCTTTGATAATATGGCTTTTGTAATTGCTGAGGCATTGGCCAATGCCATGACTCTGATTGATGGGCTAATAGTTATTGGTGGGGGACTTGCTGGAGCATCTAATTTAATAGTACCAAAAGTTATCCAGCATTTGAATGGGACCATAGAAAATGGAAAGGGAGAAAAAATTCCCCGCTTAGTTTCAAAGGTATATAATGCAGATGATCCACAATCCTGGAAGGAATTTGTGGCGGACCATGAACTGGAAATAGAAGTTCCTTTTACCAATAAAAAAGTGAGCTACAGGCCTGAAAAAAGGATTGCCCTGGGCTTGTCCAGGCTTGGGACCAATAGAGCAGTAGCCATTGGCGCTTATGCTTTTGCCCTTAGCCAATTAGATGAAAATAGTAAAGTGCCCCAATCTAAATTTAGAATGCTGGGGGATGAATCAATGATGAACGGAAAAAAACAAGAAAATGAATAATAATAAACTGTTTTATTATGCAATTACGGTGTCCATGGCTGGATTTTTATTCGGTTTTGACACGGTTGTGATTTCGGGGGCCAATTTGCCCATTAAGCAATTATGGAATACTTCCGAGTGGTTTCATGGTACTTTTATTATGTCCATGGCTTTATGGGGGACCGTAATCGGTGCCCTATTGGCAGGATATCCAACTGAGCGGTTAGGTAGG includes the following:
- a CDS encoding ROK family protein, with the translated sequence MNIYKEERVVMTLDAGGTNFVFSAFQGGKELIKPFVMPSHANDLQKCLDTIVEVFKAIRGQIKGEVASISIAFPGPADYKKGIIGDLPNFPAFKAGVPLKDMLEGLFGLPTFINNDGDLFAFGESVAGMLPEVNQKLQSLGINREYKNLFGVTLGTGFGGGMVINNQLNTGDNSASSEIWLTRNPIHHHLIAEEGVSIRAIQNVYQEEAGIKCDFSPKDIYEIALGEKEGDQAAAQKAFDNMAFVIAEALANAMTLIDGLIVIGGGLAGASNLIVPKVIQHLNGTIENGKGEKIPRLVSKVYNADDPQSWKEFVADHELEIEVPFTNKKVSYRPEKRIALGLSRLGTNRAVAIGAYAFALSQLDENSKVPQSKFRMLGDESMMNGKKQENE
- a CDS encoding formimidoylglutamase, whose translation is MDFFKTYSEDDLPHIIRHRPNEIKLGEKMSVGWGDTPYVLIGIPESLGVKANGGIGGTESLWSSFLFSFLNIQSTEKLTGDEVSLLGYFDFESLTPDHEAPVEKYQKAVKKIDKAVQKVIRKVLAHGKFPIVIGGGHNNCYPLIKGMAEFRAKVQNEKDPAINVVNFDAHADFRKMDGRHSGNGFRYAYEEGCLHRYVMLGLSENYNGQEMLNDLIHHPDMAPIFWEDIELRKKLTFQEALERIQAFLADRPTGIELDLDAIENVLCSAMSPTGFSISQARQYVHHMASHLDTAYLHICEGAVELENGLMDQNTAHIVAFLVSDFIKARKVV